The following proteins come from a genomic window of Micavibrio aeruginosavorus EPB:
- a CDS encoding PAS domain-containing protein — MMLDITRKSDDEALAAALNRSRAVIHFDRDGKILWANDNFLTALGYALDEIKDKNHRCLSRTINTSELFGRE; from the coding sequence ATGATGCTCGATATAACAAGAAAAAGCGATGATGAAGCGCTTGCTGCAGCTCTCAATCGTTCAAGAGCCGTGATTCATTTTGATAGGGACGGCAAAATCCTCTGGGCAAATGACAATTTTTTAACTGCGCTGGGCTACGCGCTGGATGAGATAAAAGACAAAAACCACAGATGTTTGTCGAGAACCATTAACACATCAGAGTTATTTGGCAGGGAATAG
- a CDS encoding efflux RND transporter permease subunit, whose protein sequence is MAQFFIDRPVFAWVISILIMLGGLLSIFTLPIEQYPQIAPPTVSISASYPGASAETLENSVTQVIEQRLTGIDYLRYFSSSSDSSGNVGVTLTFEPEADPDTAQVQVQNKLQAAMALFPEEVQRQGITVSKGQSGFLMVISFYSDNGEMTQEEIGDYVNSRLVDPLSRVQGVGNMTVFGPPHAMRIWLDPDKMHSYNMTTTEVVAAVRAQNADVSSGQLGGVPAVKGQRLNATISAQSRLKTAEQFENIFLRVNKDGSQVRLKDVARVELGAQDYSMITRYRGKAASGMAVSLATGANALETSRLVKEKVAELERFMPKDMKVVYPYDTTPFVELSIKSVVMTLIEAIVLVVAVMFLFMQNLRATLIPTIAVPVVLLGTFGVLAIFGYSINTLTMFAMVLAIGLLVDDAIVVVENVERLMEEEKLPPREATKKSMKQITGALVGIALVLSAVFVPMAFFSGSTGAIYRQFSLTIVSAMALSVLVAVILTPALCASILKPSDHHGDKKGFFGWFNRTFERSKKSYGKSAGYVSRRSVRFVLIYLALIVAMAGIFTKIPTAFLPDEDQGIMFAQVAAPAGSTLERTLESMEKVEQYLATQDTIEGFFSVTGYSFAGRGQNSGVVFIQLKDWAERTGEGQSLFDIVRRSMGALSTIKDASVYAFYPPPITALGNVSGFELQLLDQAGLGHEALVAAQNQLLGMAAQDPRLAGVRPNGLPDVPEYKVNIDHEKASAQGLSIAQINATLQTAWGSSYVNDFSHEGRIKRVFMQGDASYRMNPDDVDKWFVRNQEGNMVPFSSFATAEWSYGSPKLQRYNGTPSLQIQGAPAQGVSSGDAMAAMEEIAAKLPDGIGYAWSGLSYEERAAGAQTMLLYALSLLIVFLCLAALYESWSVPFAVMLVVPLGILGAVVATFASGLSNDVYFQVGLLTTIGLSAKNAILIVEFAKAQYDSGVDLFEATMHAAEQRLRPILMTSLAFILGVMPLAIASGAGSASQNAIGIGVIGGMISATFLAIFFVPMFFIVIQARFVKKKKPATAIPEGGHHEPI, encoded by the coding sequence ATGGCCCAGTTTTTTATTGATCGTCCCGTTTTTGCATGGGTTATTTCGATCCTGATCATGCTGGGCGGGTTACTATCGATATTCACCCTGCCCATTGAACAATATCCACAAATCGCTCCACCTACGGTCTCAATCAGCGCATCGTATCCCGGTGCATCTGCTGAAACGCTGGAAAACAGCGTGACACAGGTTATTGAGCAGCGCCTGACGGGCATCGATTACCTTCGCTACTTTTCCTCATCAAGCGACTCCTCCGGCAATGTCGGCGTGACGCTGACCTTCGAACCTGAAGCCGACCCAGACACCGCACAGGTACAGGTGCAAAACAAGCTGCAGGCAGCGATGGCGCTATTTCCTGAAGAAGTGCAGCGCCAAGGCATTACGGTGTCGAAGGGCCAGTCCGGCTTCTTGATGGTGATTTCCTTCTATTCTGATAACGGCGAAATGACGCAGGAGGAGATTGGCGACTATGTGAATTCAAGGCTGGTCGATCCTCTCAGCCGTGTGCAGGGCGTTGGCAATATGACGGTCTTTGGCCCGCCCCACGCCATGCGCATCTGGCTCGATCCTGACAAAATGCACAGCTACAACATGACCACGACCGAGGTGGTGGCGGCGGTGCGCGCTCAAAATGCTGACGTTTCCTCCGGTCAGCTTGGGGGCGTTCCCGCCGTCAAAGGTCAAAGACTGAATGCGACGATCTCCGCGCAATCACGCCTAAAAACAGCAGAGCAATTCGAAAACATTTTCCTGCGGGTGAATAAAGACGGCTCTCAAGTCCGCCTGAAGGATGTGGCGCGAGTAGAGCTGGGAGCGCAGGACTACAGCATGATCACGCGCTACAGGGGCAAGGCCGCATCGGGCATGGCCGTGAGCTTGGCAACCGGAGCCAACGCGCTGGAAACCTCGCGGCTGGTGAAGGAGAAAGTGGCGGAGCTGGAGCGTTTCATGCCCAAGGATATGAAGGTCGTTTATCCTTACGACACCACGCCTTTCGTTGAGCTCTCCATCAAAAGTGTCGTTATGACGTTGATCGAAGCCATCGTGCTGGTGGTGGCCGTCATGTTCCTGTTCATGCAAAACCTCCGTGCCACGCTGATCCCGACGATTGCCGTGCCTGTCGTGTTGCTGGGGACGTTCGGCGTACTGGCCATATTCGGGTATTCCATCAATACGCTGACCATGTTCGCCATGGTGCTGGCCATCGGCTTGTTGGTGGATGATGCCATTGTCGTGGTCGAGAACGTCGAGCGCCTCATGGAAGAGGAAAAGCTGCCGCCGCGCGAAGCTACGAAGAAATCCATGAAGCAGATCACCGGGGCGCTGGTGGGTATTGCGCTGGTGCTTTCGGCAGTGTTTGTGCCAATGGCCTTCTTTAGTGGTTCGACAGGCGCTATCTACCGCCAGTTTTCGCTGACCATCGTTTCGGCGATGGCATTGTCGGTGCTGGTGGCCGTTATTCTAACGCCCGCCTTGTGCGCCAGCATTCTTAAGCCGTCCGATCACCACGGTGACAAAAAGGGCTTCTTCGGCTGGTTTAACCGTACTTTTGAACGAAGCAAAAAAAGCTATGGCAAGAGCGCTGGGTATGTATCGCGGCGCTCGGTGCGCTTTGTGCTGATCTACCTCGCCCTGATCGTGGCGATGGCGGGCATCTTCACCAAAATCCCCACCGCCTTTCTGCCGGATGAAGACCAGGGCATCATGTTTGCACAGGTGGCGGCTCCTGCAGGTTCGACACTTGAACGGACGCTGGAGAGCATGGAAAAGGTCGAGCAGTACCTCGCTACACAAGACACCATCGAAGGCTTTTTCTCAGTCACCGGCTATAGCTTTGCCGGGCGCGGCCAGAACTCTGGCGTGGTGTTTATCCAGCTGAAGGATTGGGCCGAACGCACGGGCGAAGGGCAAAGCCTTTTCGATATCGTGCGGCGCTCGATGGGAGCTTTGTCGACCATCAAGGATGCTTCCGTTTATGCCTTTTATCCGCCGCCGATCACGGCGCTGGGCAACGTGTCCGGTTTTGAACTGCAATTGCTGGATCAGGCGGGTTTGGGACATGAGGCGCTGGTCGCCGCGCAAAACCAGCTGCTCGGCATGGCGGCACAAGACCCTCGTCTTGCGGGTGTGCGACCGAACGGGTTGCCGGATGTGCCGGAATATAAGGTCAATATCGACCACGAGAAAGCCAGCGCCCAAGGCCTGTCCATCGCCCAGATCAATGCCACGCTGCAGACCGCTTGGGGATCGTCATACGTTAATGACTTCTCACATGAGGGGCGGATCAAGCGCGTGTTTATGCAAGGTGATGCGTCTTACCGTATGAATCCTGATGATGTCGACAAATGGTTTGTCCGCAATCAGGAAGGCAATATGGTGCCATTCTCCAGCTTTGCCACGGCGGAATGGTCGTATGGCTCTCCCAAGCTGCAGCGTTACAATGGCACGCCGTCGCTGCAAATTCAGGGTGCACCCGCGCAAGGAGTTAGCTCTGGCGATGCCATGGCCGCCATGGAAGAGATTGCAGCCAAACTGCCTGACGGCATCGGCTATGCATGGTCAGGCCTTTCCTACGAGGAACGGGCCGCAGGAGCGCAAACAATGCTGCTGTACGCACTTTCTCTTCTGATCGTCTTCCTTTGCCTTGCGGCGCTGTATGAAAGCTGGTCGGTGCCATTTGCGGTCATGCTGGTCGTGCCGCTGGGTATCCTCGGCGCGGTGGTGGCGACATTTGCCAGCGGCTTGTCGAATGATGTGTATTTTCAGGTGGGCTTGCTCACGACCATCGGCCTGTCCGCCAAAAACGCCATCCTGATCGTTGAATTTGCCAAGGCGCAATACGACAGCGGGGTTGATCTGTTTGAGGCCACCATGCATGCAGCAGAACAACGCCTGCGCCCGATCCTGATGACGTCCTTGGCTTTTATTCTGGGTGTAATGCCTCTCGCGATTGCCAGCGGCGCTGGGTCGGCCAGCCAGAACGCCATCGGTATTGGTGTGATCGGCGGCATGATCTCCGCCACGTTCCTCGCTATCTTCTTCGTCCCGATGTTCTTCATCGTAATTCAGGCGCGTTTTGTGAAAAAGAAAAAGCCCGCGACAGCAATACCGGAGGGTGGTCATCATGAGCCTATCTAA
- a CDS encoding efflux RND transporter periplasmic adaptor subunit, translating into MKKLAIVAMMLLVGVGAYIWWPSDDKGQKTAQQSAARVVDVAVVTLKPENIDLYQELPGRTQAFKIAEIRPQVSGIVTKRLFEEGSDVKEGQQLYQIDPAPYKATYDSAMADLEKAEANIKSTEAKTARYAELVKIGGVSKQEYDDIVATLQQSKADVAIAKAAVARAKINLDYTKVFSPISGRIGKSSVTEGALVTAEQAAPLAVVQQLDKIYVDVTQSVADLRRMQRFLENGGSASAQASATLTIEGESEPYSEQGLLQFADVTVDQGTGTVQLRILFENPKIDLLPGLFVKARVTQAQKADAILVSQQAVTRNADGSTTVWRIGEDDKAQIRPITVSRVVGDRWLVAEGLSAGDRVVVEGGQKLKPDTAVKAVEQSTATLNKKQD; encoded by the coding sequence ATGAAGAAACTGGCAATCGTAGCCATGATGCTGCTGGTGGGCGTTGGGGCTTATATCTGGTGGCCCTCAGATGACAAAGGCCAGAAAACAGCGCAGCAATCGGCGGCGCGGGTCGTTGACGTTGCTGTCGTGACACTTAAGCCAGAAAACATTGATCTGTATCAGGAGCTGCCGGGCCGGACGCAGGCGTTCAAGATTGCGGAAATTCGCCCACAGGTCAGCGGCATCGTGACCAAGCGCCTATTTGAGGAAGGCAGTGACGTTAAGGAAGGCCAGCAGCTTTACCAGATTGACCCGGCTCCCTATAAGGCGACCTATGATAGCGCGATGGCTGACTTGGAGAAGGCCGAGGCCAATATCAAATCCACAGAGGCCAAGACCGCGCGTTACGCCGAGCTGGTAAAGATTGGCGGTGTGAGTAAGCAGGAATACGACGATATCGTTGCCACCCTGCAGCAGAGCAAGGCCGATGTAGCGATTGCCAAAGCCGCCGTTGCAAGGGCCAAGATCAATCTGGATTACACAAAAGTGTTTTCTCCCATCTCTGGCCGCATTGGTAAATCCTCAGTGACAGAAGGTGCGCTGGTTACGGCAGAACAGGCCGCGCCGCTGGCTGTTGTGCAGCAACTGGACAAAATTTACGTAGACGTTACTCAATCGGTCGCAGATCTGCGCCGGATGCAGCGTTTTCTTGAAAATGGCGGTTCGGCATCAGCGCAGGCCTCCGCCACACTGACCATTGAGGGGGAAAGCGAACCCTACAGCGAACAAGGTCTTCTGCAATTTGCCGATGTGACCGTCGATCAGGGAACGGGGACGGTGCAACTGCGCATCCTGTTTGAGAATCCGAAAATCGATCTGTTGCCGGGCTTGTTTGTGAAAGCGCGTGTGACGCAGGCTCAAAAGGCTGATGCCATTCTGGTATCGCAGCAGGCCGTAACCCGCAATGCCGATGGCTCCACGACTGTCTGGCGCATTGGCGAGGACGATAAGGCACAAATCCGTCCCATTACTGTGTCGCGGGTGGTCGGGGATCGCTGGCTAGTTGCGGAAGGCCTGAGCGCTGGAGATCGCGTGGTCGTTGAGGGTGGGCAAAAACTCAAGCCCGACACCGCCGTGAAAGCGGTAGAGCAATCTACAGCCACCCTTAACAAGAAGCAGGATTAA